A window of the Lolium perenne isolate Kyuss_39 chromosome 7, Kyuss_2.0, whole genome shotgun sequence genome harbors these coding sequences:
- the LOC139833890 gene encoding uncharacterized protein: MEKYKVAKKAAKRAVSEARGRAYENLYQRLNTKEGERDIYKMAKFRERKTRDVNEVKCIKDGDDQLLVKEEAIKRRWREYFDNLYNGEAESSTIELDDSFDDTSMYFVRRIQKSEVNEALRRMRGGKAMGPDGLVLLEVLDIYRVASSGGP, from the exons ATGGAGAAGTACAAGGTGGCGAAGAAGGCTGCAAAGCGGGCGGTGAGTGAAGCAAGGGGTCGGGCGTATGAAAACCTCTACCAACGTTTAAACACGAAGGAAGGCGAAAGGGACATCTATAAGATGGCCAAGTTTAGGGAGAGGAAGACGAGGGATGTCAACGAAGTCAAATGCATCAAGGACGGAGATGATCAGCTTCTTGTGAAGGAGGAGGCAATCAAGCGTAGATGGCGGGAGTACTTTGACAACCTTTACAATGGAGAGGCTGAGAGCTCTACCATTGAGCTAGACGACTCCTTTGATGATACCAGCATGTACTTTGTGCGACGTATCCAGAAGTCTGAGGTTAATGAGGCGTTAAGGAGGATGAGAGGCGGCAAGGCGATGGGTcctgatg GCCTGGTTTTATTAGAAGTACTAGATATCTACCGTGTTGCCTCCTCTGGCGGCCCGTGa
- the LOC127315330 gene encoding uncharacterized protein, which translates to MSLKAAWPWLQLTDPERTWAGSKLPCDDADMALFRASTKITIGNGKLASFWHDNWKNRTDAKELSDNNWIRSVITISMPTQLAQYLELWDIIQSVTLVLEQPDSISWTLTSDATYSASFA; encoded by the exons ATGAGCCTTAAGGCTGCATGGCCTTGGCTGCAATTGACCGACCCTGAGCGCACGTGGGCTGGGTCGAAGCTTCCCTGTGACGATGCCGACATGGCGCTTTTCAGGGCTTCCACCAAGATCACTATTGGCAACGGGAAGCTGGCCTCCTTCTGGCACGACAACTG GAAAAATCGCACAGATGCCAAAGAGTTGAGCGACAACAACTGGATCCGCTCCGTCATCACGATTAGCATGCCCACCCAGCTGGCACAATATTTGGAGCTTTGGGACATCATCCAATCTGTCACCCTCGTCCTTGAGCAACCAGACTCCATATCTTGGACCCTCACTTCCGACGCAACTTACAGTGCCAGCTTTGCTTAA